Sequence from the Aquimarina sp. Aq107 genome:
TATCTGAAGTACTATTTATGTTACTTCTACCATTTTTCTTTAAAAAATTTGGATTCAAAAAAACAATATTAGTAGGAATGTTAGCTTGGACAATTAGATATTTATTATTTGCATATGGTAATTCAGGAGAGCTTGCTTTTATGCTTATTGTTGGTATTGCCTTACACGGTATTTGTTATGATTTCTTCTTTGTTTCGGGACAGATTTATACCGATTCTAAAGCTGGAGAAAAGTTCAAAAGTGCCGCGCAAGGCCTTATTACTCTAGCTACCTACGGATTAGGAATGTTAATTGGATTTTATGTTGCAGGAAAAATTACGGATACAAACCTGATTTCTGAAGGGCAACATAATTGGAATAGCATTTGGATATTCCCAGCTATTTTTGCTGCTACAGTAATGATACTATTTGCTGTTTTCTTCAAAAACGAAAAAATAGAATATAAAGAAAACTAATTATGTCAAAACTTAAAATGGGAATGGTCGGTGGTGGCACTGGATCATTCATTGGTGATGTTCATCGCAAAGCTGCTGGTATTGATGGGATGATTGAATTAGTTTGCGGAGCTTTTTCTTCTAGTAAAGAAAAAAGCCTTATCTCGGGAAAAGAACTAGGGATATCAGATAAAAGAGTATACGGCGACTTTGAAGAAATGATTGTTAAAGAAGTAAAGCTTCCAGAAGAAGAACGGATGGATTTTGTAGCTATTGTTACTCCTAATCATATGCATTTTCCACCCGCAAAAATGGCTTTAGAACATGGATTTCATGTAATTTGTGACAAACCTCTTTCTCTAACATTAGATGAAGCAATTGAATTAGAAAAAGTAGTCACTTCTTCTGGGAAAGTATTTGCATTGACACATAACTATACCGGGTATCCAATGGTGAAGCAAGCAAAAGCTATGATTGCGAAAGGAGATCTGGGAAACATCCGAAAAATCAACGCTCATTATTTACAAGGATGGCTTTCTACTGCGGTAGAAAAAACCGGTCAAAAACAAGCTGCCTGGAGAGTGGATCCTAAACGTTCTGGTATCGGTGGTGCTTTAGGAGATATTGGAACGCACGCAGAGAATTTAATAGAATATATATCAGACATTAAAATTAGTTCTATTGCGTCCGACCTTACGGCTTTTGGGGATGGACGAAGTCTAGATGATGATGGTAATATATTATTACGATTTGAAAATGGTGCTAAGGGAATCATGTCTTTTTCGCAAATTGCAACTGGAGAAGAGAATAACTTAGGTATTAAAATCTATGGTACTAAAGGTAGTATTGAATGGTATCAAGAAAATCCAAATCAGCTTATTGTAAAATGGCTAGATCAACCCAAACAAATATATACTCCTGGTGGTAATGGAACATATCCAGAATCATCAGAATATGTTAGGATTCCGGCAGGACATCCAGAAGGATATTTAGAAGGATTTGCAACAATTTATAGAAGCTTTGCCAAAGAATTAATAAATTTCAAAAGTAAAAATATGATTTCCCAGCATTTAGATTTCCCAACTGTTATTGATGGTGTTAGAGGAATGAAATTCATCTATGCTGCTGTAGAAAGCAGTAAAAATAATGCTAGCTGGATTAAAATTTAAAAAATTATGAAAACGATAAAAGGACCGGCAGTATTTCTTGCACAGTTCATGGATGATAAAGAACCTTTTAATTCGTTAGACGGATTATGCAAATGGGCATCTGATTTAGGATATAAAGGAATACAAATACCCACTTGGGAAACTCGGTTAATTGATCTAAACACTGCAGCAGAAAGCCAAACGTACTGCGATGAATTAAAAGGTAAAATAGCCGATTATGGTTTAGAGATAACGGAATTATCTTCACATCTTCAAGGGCAGCTAGTTGCAGTGCATCCTGCTTATGATTTAATGTTTGATAACTTTGCTCCTGATGATTGCAAGAATAATCCTAAAAAACGTACCGAATGGGCAGTTAATCAAGTTAAGAATGCCGCTACGGCAAGTAGTCGATTAGGAATTAAAGCACACGGCACATTCTCAGGCTCCTTGCTATGGCATACCATGCATCCATGGCCACAACGTCCAGCTGGATTAGTAGAAATGGGATTTGAAGAATTAGCTAAACGCTGGTTACCTATTCTTAATCATTTTGATGAGCAAGGTGTAGATGTTTGCTACGAAATTCATCCTGGTGAAGATTTACACGATGGAGTTACTTTTGAAAGATTCCTAGAAGCAACAGGAAATCATAAACGCGTAAATATATTATATGACCCTAGCCATTTTGTTTTACAACAATTGGATTATTTAGAATACATTGATCATTATCATGAATTTATAAAAGCTTTCCACGTAAAAGATTCAGAATTTAATCCTACAGGGAAAAAAGGAGTTTTTGGAGGATATAGTGATTGGATAGATCGAGCTGGACGCTATCGTTCTCCTGGAGATGGACAAATTGATTTTAAAACAATATTCTCTAAACTGACACAATATGGTTGTGATGTTTGGGCGGTTATGGAATGGGAATGTTGTATCAAATCCCCGGAGCAAGGGGCCAAAGAGGGCGCCCCATTTATTCAAAATCATATTATAGAAGCCACCGAAAAAGCTTTTGATGATTTTGCTGGAGCAGAAATCGATAAAGAACAACTAAAAAAAATATTAGGATTATAACCAACAGAACATCATTATGAACAAAATCATATATCTATTTTTAATTTGCAGTATCATTTTTTCCTGTAATGAACAAAAAAAAGAAGCAAGCACTGTCCCTAAGATGGATACTGTAAAAGATGAACAACCTCCTACCCCTAAAAAAGAAATCACCGATCCTAAAGAAACTGAGGTATGGGAACCAGAACCTAAAGCAATTTCTTTTGATAAAACCAATATTCCTTCAGATGCAATTATACTTTTTAACGGAGAAGACTTAAGTCAATGGATCTCGACAAAAGATAGCACTACTGCCGGATGGACAATCAATACTGATAAAACAATGACGGTAAAACCTGGAACGGGAGATATTCAGACGAAAAATAATTTTGGAAGCGTCCAATTACATCTAGAATGGAAAGCTCCTAATATTGTAGAAGGAGAAGGCCAAGGAAGAGGAAATAGTGGTGTGTTTTTTCAAAATAAATACGAAGTACAAATTCTGGACAGTTATCAAAATCGCACCTATTCTAACGGACAAGCTACTTCTATTTATAAACAACATATACCGTTAGTAAATGCTACCAAACCGAATGATCAATGGCAGACGTATGACATTATATTTCATCAACCAGAATTTACAAATGATAAAAAAGTGAAATCAGGGTCATTTACTGTAATTCACAATGGAGTCTTAGTACAAGATCATGTAGAAATATTAGGTAGTACAGAATATATTGGCCCTCCAAAAAATGAAGCACATGGCAAAGGACCTATAAAATTACAAGATCATAATAATCCAGTACATTATCGAAATATTTGGATTAGAGAATTGAATTAACTATTGACTTTTTATAAAATCCTGAACCTCTCTATCACTAAAAAAAGGATTAGCACCTGCGCTACCTGCTACCATGGCTCCTATCGCACAAGCATAATTCACAGATAATTGAGGTTCATTTTTTTCTACTAATTTAGATATTAACGTTGCTAAAAAAGAATCTCCTGCACCAACAGTATCTACTACTTTAATGGTATATCCATCATTATGATAAAAAGAATTATTATAATATAAGGTTGCCCCCTTTCCTCCTTTGGTAATACAGATTTGAGAAGTATTGGTATATGCCGCAATTGACTTAATCTGCTCTTCGAGAGTAGATTCTTTTATTCCAAAATGAGTACAGATCTCATCCAATTCTTCATCGTTCAATTTAATAAAGTCTGCTTTTTTCATTAAATCGTTAAGTAACTGTGTGTCATAATGTGGTGGTCGAAGGTTGACATCTAAAATTTTAAACTTGGCTTTATTAAAAAGTTTAAACAAAGTATTTCTTGAAACATCATTTCTAGCTGCTAAACTTCCAAAAATAAAAGCATCAGAAATAATCACTTCTTCTTCAGCTTTTTGAGTATTTTCTATAAAATCCCAAGCAACAGGACGACTAATCTCATAGGACGCTGTTCCTTCTTGATCCAAAGAAACCAAAACTTCACCAGTATGATATTGATTATCCTTTTGAATCGTATCTAACGATAACCCCTGTTTATTTATATATTGGATAATGTCTTCTCCTAAGTCATCGTTCCCAACTTTAGTAATAATCGAAGCATCTATCCCCATTGTTTTTAATCGTAAGGTAACATTTAATGGTGCTCCTCCAATTTTTTTGTGATTAGGAAATATATCCCAAAGGACTTCTCCGAAACAGGTGATTTTCATAAGTAATTATTTTACAAACTAAAATAACTCTTTTTTAAAGAAAATTTAATAGAAATAATTATTCTATAAATCTATACAATAAACATAGTTAATGCAGTTAATCCGATAATTTAAACCTTTGCCCCAAAAGTGCTTTTAAAGTATCTGTCATTTTACAATATTTTTTCTATTCTTTACGAAATTCGAAGTTCACTAATTATAACTTCAATGGTAGAAACGGTATTACTAATCGATGATGATAAAGCTACTCAATATATTCATAAAAGAATTATCACCAAGCATAATGACTTTAAGAATGTACTTACATTTTTAGGAGGAGATATCGCGTTGACTTATCTAAAATCTATAAATGTAAGTTTCATAAAAAAACCACAGCTTATTTTTGTAGATTTAAATATGCCGTCTATGAATGGGTGGGAATTTATTGAAGCGTACAATAAATTGGGTGATGATATTATAAAACATAGTAAACTTATGATTTTAACGACTTCTTCGAATCCCAATGACATTTCAAGATCAAAAACAGTAAAAGGTGTTAGTGATTATATTGTTAAACCTCTTTCAAATCAAAAATTAGATCACATTCTAAAAACATATTTTGTAAATCATTAGTATTTATAAAATTAACATCTAAATAAAATACTAGGTTAGAAAAACCTTAAAACTTGTTCCCACTCCGACTTTACTTTTCACCTCTATTTTACCTCCCATTGCTTCTATTTGATTTTTGGTAAGAAATAGTCCGACCCCAACAGCATCTTTATTTTTATGAAAAGTTTTATACATCCCAAATAAACTCTCTCCATGTTTTCTAAGGTCTATGCCTGCCCCATTATCAGAAACTTGTAAAATTAATCGACCATTCTCGTGAAAAGCATTCAGTTTTATCTTTGGGTTGCGTTCTGAATCAGAATATTTAATAGCATTAGATATTAAATTAAGTAAAATGCTTTCTATAAATGCTGGATTATATTCTAAAAAACACTCTGTTGGGACTTGGTTTATAATTACAGCCTTTTTTTGGGTTATATTTCCTTTTAAGATATTAACTGTCTTCTCTATAGATGTATTGAGGTTTACCGTTTTCAATTGTTGACTTACGTCTGTATAGACCGTTACAATTTCGTTTAGATGTGCCATCGTATCCGAAAACCCTTCTGACACTTTTTTCACATGCCCCATAATTTCGTTCTTTTCATTAAGGTCAGATTCTTTTTCAGCTAATTCAAGAAGTAATTCTAGGTTATTGGAGTATGATCGTAAATTATGAGTTGCTATATGGGCAAAATTCATTAATCTTACATTTTGTGATTCTATAACATCAATTGTCCTTTTTACTTCTTCTTCTTTCTTTTTTTGAGATGTTATATCTATTACACATCCATTCCAAAGAAAACTACCATCCATCAATTGTATCGGTCGTCCGTTTCCTCTTAACCAACGAACACCTTTGGAAGGTAATACTACCCTAAAATCATAGCTCCAACTTTTTAACGTTTTCATTGAGTTATTTACTATGTCAAAAACTGCCTTAACATCATCTTTATGGATCCTATTAATAGCTGGGGCTGCATCATATTTTACCTCTTCAGGCATTACTTCATACACATTCCATAGGCCTCTACTGGCAAAAGGAAGTGTATATTTTTTTTCTTCTGGAAAATATCGAAATTGATAAATTAGTTCATCCGTATGCTCTAACAAAGATTGAAGTTCATCCTGATCATTCACAATAATATCATCGCTTTTATTCTCGGAAACTTTC
This genomic interval carries:
- a CDS encoding DUF1080 domain-containing protein, giving the protein MNKIIYLFLICSIIFSCNEQKKEASTVPKMDTVKDEQPPTPKKEITDPKETEVWEPEPKAISFDKTNIPSDAIILFNGEDLSQWISTKDSTTAGWTINTDKTMTVKPGTGDIQTKNNFGSVQLHLEWKAPNIVEGEGQGRGNSGVFFQNKYEVQILDSYQNRTYSNGQATSIYKQHIPLVNATKPNDQWQTYDIIFHQPEFTNDKKVKSGSFTVIHNGVLVQDHVEILGSTEYIGPPKNEAHGKGPIKLQDHNNPVHYRNIWIRELN
- a CDS encoding sugar phosphate isomerase/epimerase, whose protein sequence is MKTIKGPAVFLAQFMDDKEPFNSLDGLCKWASDLGYKGIQIPTWETRLIDLNTAAESQTYCDELKGKIADYGLEITELSSHLQGQLVAVHPAYDLMFDNFAPDDCKNNPKKRTEWAVNQVKNAATASSRLGIKAHGTFSGSLLWHTMHPWPQRPAGLVEMGFEELAKRWLPILNHFDEQGVDVCYEIHPGEDLHDGVTFERFLEATGNHKRVNILYDPSHFVLQQLDYLEYIDHYHEFIKAFHVKDSEFNPTGKKGVFGGYSDWIDRAGRYRSPGDGQIDFKTIFSKLTQYGCDVWAVMEWECCIKSPEQGAKEGAPFIQNHIIEATEKAFDDFAGAEIDKEQLKKILGL
- a CDS encoding response regulator, yielding MVETVLLIDDDKATQYIHKRIITKHNDFKNVLTFLGGDIALTYLKSINVSFIKKPQLIFVDLNMPSMNGWEFIEAYNKLGDDIIKHSKLMILTTSSNPNDISRSKTVKGVSDYIVKPLSNQKLDHILKTYFVNH
- a CDS encoding ATP-binding protein translates to MKVSENKSDDIIVNDQDELQSLLEHTDELIYQFRYFPEEKKYTLPFASRGLWNVYEVMPEEVKYDAAPAINRIHKDDVKAVFDIVNNSMKTLKSWSYDFRVVLPSKGVRWLRGNGRPIQLMDGSFLWNGCVIDITSQKKKEEEVKRTIDVIESQNVRLMNFAHIATHNLRSYSNNLELLLELAEKESDLNEKNEIMGHVKKVSEGFSDTMAHLNEIVTVYTDVSQQLKTVNLNTSIEKTVNILKGNITQKKAVIINQVPTECFLEYNPAFIESILLNLISNAIKYSDSERNPKIKLNAFHENGRLILQVSDNGAGIDLRKHGESLFGMYKTFHKNKDAVGVGLFLTKNQIEAMGGKIEVKSKVGVGTSFKVFLT
- a CDS encoding carbohydrate kinase gives rise to the protein MKITCFGEVLWDIFPNHKKIGGAPLNVTLRLKTMGIDASIITKVGNDDLGEDIIQYINKQGLSLDTIQKDNQYHTGEVLVSLDQEGTASYEISRPVAWDFIENTQKAEEEVIISDAFIFGSLAARNDVSRNTLFKLFNKAKFKILDVNLRPPHYDTQLLNDLMKKADFIKLNDEELDEICTHFGIKESTLEEQIKSIAAYTNTSQICITKGGKGATLYYNNSFYHNDGYTIKVVDTVGAGDSFLATLISKLVEKNEPQLSVNYACAIGAMVAGSAGANPFFSDREVQDFIKSQ
- a CDS encoding Gfo/Idh/MocA family protein, which produces MSKLKMGMVGGGTGSFIGDVHRKAAGIDGMIELVCGAFSSSKEKSLISGKELGISDKRVYGDFEEMIVKEVKLPEEERMDFVAIVTPNHMHFPPAKMALEHGFHVICDKPLSLTLDEAIELEKVVTSSGKVFALTHNYTGYPMVKQAKAMIAKGDLGNIRKINAHYLQGWLSTAVEKTGQKQAAWRVDPKRSGIGGALGDIGTHAENLIEYISDIKISSIASDLTAFGDGRSLDDDGNILLRFENGAKGIMSFSQIATGEENNLGIKIYGTKGSIEWYQENPNQLIVKWLDQPKQIYTPGGNGTYPESSEYVRIPAGHPEGYLEGFATIYRSFAKELINFKSKNMISQHLDFPTVIDGVRGMKFIYAAVESSKNNASWIKI